CCCATCGCGCGCATTGTAAACACGTCCGGCATGAAAGTAAAGGCCGATATTTCAGAAGCAAATGCGGGTAAAATTAACAAAGGCGACGAAGCGGTAGTGGTACTTCCGGACTTAAATAAAGAGTTCCCGGCTACGGTTACGGTAGTTAGCCAGGCCATTAATGCATCGTCGCGGTCTTTTCCGGTGGAGTTAAATATTAAAGGTGGCTCCCGGGTAGAATTACGGCCCAATATGATTGCTTTAATTAAAGTAAAAGATTACGAAAAACCCAAAGCCGTGGTAGTGCCGGTTAACGTGGTACAAAAAGATGAATCCGGCGATTTTGTGTACGTGGCCGCCAAAGAAGGCAACCAGAATGTAGTACGCAAGAAAAAAGTTACCACCGGCCTGAGTTACGCCGGCAAAGCCGAAGTAACCAATGGATTAGCTTTTAACGACCGGATTATTACAACCGGATATCAAAATCTGAACGAAGGACAACCAGTTACCTTTTAAGTAAGCGAATGAAAAAGATAAAAGAATTTTTTCCGACCAGCTGGTCCATTGATAATAAAACCAGCATTTATGTAATGACGGTAATCCTGACAATTGCGGGTTTGCTGTCTTACAACAGCCTCCAAAAAGAAAACTTTCCGGACATTGTGATCCCCACCATTATTACCGGGGTAATTTATCCGGGAACGTCGCCCTCGGATATGGAAAACCTGGTGTCGCGGCCCCTCGAAAAAGAAATTAAATCTTTATCGGGGGTAAAGCGGGTTACTTCTAACTCCATGCAGGATTTCTGTATGATTACGGTAGAATTTAATACCGGCATTGAGGTAGATGTAGCCAAGCAGAAAGTAAAAGATGCCGTAGACCGGGCCAAAGCGGATTTGCCGCAGGATATGCCCAACGAACCAGACGTACAGGAGGTAAGTTTCTCGGAGTTCCCGATTATGTACATTAACCTGTCCGGTGATTATTCCAGCGATAAATTAAAGCAATACGCTGAGAACGTACAGGACCGCATCGAAGCTTTATCGGAAATTAACCGGGTAGATATTGTGGGTGCGCTGGAACAGGAAGTACAGATCGACGTGGATATGTACAAAATGCAGGCCGCGCAAGTAACTTTCGGGGATATTCAACGGGCTATTGCGGCCGAAAACGTAACCATGTCGGGCGGTTTAATTGGCGTAGGCGAAATGAAACGCGCCGTACGAGTGGTAGGGCAGTATACCGATGCTACCGAAATTAAAAATATCGTAGTAAAATCTCTGCCTGGAGCCAATATTCCGCTAAGCGAAATTGCTACCGTACGCGACGGGTTTAAAGAAAAAGAAAGCTACGCCCGCCTGGATGGTAAACCGGTAATTACCCTGAACGTGATAAAAAGAAGCGGCATGAACCTGATTGAAGCTTCGGATAAAATCAACGCAATTGTAAAAGACATGCAGGGTAAGTCGCTGCCCAAAGATTTAAAAGTTACCGTTACAGGCGACCAATCTACGCGCACGCGCCACAGTTTAAATGACCTGATTAATACCATTATTATTGGTTTTATTCTGGTAACCGTTATTCTCATGTTTTTTATGGGTACTACCAACGCTTTGTTCGTGGGGTTATCGGTGCCTATTTCCATGTTTGTGGCGTTTATAGTGCTTTCGTTCTTTGGCCTATCCATGAACATGATTGTATTGTTCGCGTTTTTGCTGGCCTTGGGTATTGTGGTGGATGATGCGATTGTGGTTATCGAAAATACGCACCGGATTCACCACGACCATCATTGGAATATTGTAAAATCAGCGAAGGCGGCGGCCGGCGAAGTGTTTGTGCCGGTACTGGCGGGAACTTTAACTACAGTAGCGCCATTTGCGCCGCTTTTATTCTGGCCCGGTATTGTGGGTGAGTTCATGTTCTTTTTACCGGTAACCCTTATTATTACCTTAATGGCTTCGTTACTGGTGGCATTTATTATAAACCCGGTTTTCGCGGTGTCTTTCATGGGTAAGACCGAGGAGAACCCGATAAAAGCGCGTAAAACTTTCTTGTATTCCATGGTGGGTATGGCCGTATTTGCTGGTTTGTGCTACATCGCCGGTTTTCGGGGAGTAGGTAACTTAACCATAGTTATTATGCTGTTTGTGGCATTAAATAAATATGTGTTTACCGGTTGGATCAATAGTTTTCAAACAAAAGCGTTGCCTAGGTTCATGAATTTGTACGAACGCACTTTGCGGGGCGTACTAAAAGGTAGCCGCCCTTGGATCGTATTAGGTTCAGTGGTATTCCTGTTGATTGTTTCGGTGGTAATTACAGGCATGCGCCAACCAAAAGTTGATTTCTTTCCGCAAGGCGAACCAAACTTTATCTATGCCTACTTAACCTTACCGGTAGGTACCGACCAGGCTGTTACGGATTCTTTAACCAGTGTGGTAGAAAAACGGGTAACCTCCGTTATTGGTAAAAACAACCCGGATGTGGAATCGGTAATTGCTAACGTAGCCATTGGCGCCGGCGACCCGACACAACCTTCTTATAC
The sequence above is a segment of the Adhaeribacter swui genome. Coding sequences within it:
- a CDS encoding efflux RND transporter permease subunit, translating into MKKIKEFFPTSWSIDNKTSIYVMTVILTIAGLLSYNSLQKENFPDIVIPTIITGVIYPGTSPSDMENLVSRPLEKEIKSLSGVKRVTSNSMQDFCMITVEFNTGIEVDVAKQKVKDAVDRAKADLPQDMPNEPDVQEVSFSEFPIMYINLSGDYSSDKLKQYAENVQDRIEALSEINRVDIVGALEQEVQIDVDMYKMQAAQVTFGDIQRAIAAENVTMSGGLIGVGEMKRAVRVVGQYTDATEIKNIVVKSLPGANIPLSEIATVRDGFKEKESYARLDGKPVITLNVIKRSGMNLIEASDKINAIVKDMQGKSLPKDLKVTVTGDQSTRTRHSLNDLINTIIIGFILVTVILMFFMGTTNALFVGLSVPISMFVAFIVLSFFGLSMNMIVLFAFLLALGIVVDDAIVVIENTHRIHHDHHWNIVKSAKAAAGEVFVPVLAGTLTTVAPFAPLLFWPGIVGEFMFFLPVTLIITLMASLLVAFIINPVFAVSFMGKTEENPIKARKTFLYSMVGMAVFAGLCYIAGFRGVGNLTIVIMLFVALNKYVFTGWINSFQTKALPRFMNLYERTLRGVLKGSRPWIVLGSVVFLLIVSVVITGMRQPKVDFFPQGEPNFIYAYLTLPVGTDQAVTDSLTSVVEKRVTSVIGKNNPDVESVIANVAIGAGDPTQPSYTAESHKGKVTVAFVEFMERTGPSTATYLTKIREAVKGIPGADIVVDQEQGGPPVGKPVSIEVSGEDFGTLIKVSRKVERYIDSLQIGGIEDLRSDLEDKNPQISVAIDRVRANREGISTAQIAMEMRTAIFGTEASKFKRDEDEYPIQIRYAEPYRKNIDALMDMRLTFRDMSMGGAIRQIPLSSVAKIDYSTTFGGIRRKNLKRVITISSNVLQGYNANEIVARIQQALPNIKTPEGYEVRFGGQQEDQKETSDFLMVALVASIGLIFLILVTQFNSVSKPLIILSEIVFSLIGVLLGFSIFNMNISIVMTGIGIIALAGIVVKNGILLVEFADVLREREGYELREAVVMAGKTRLTPVILTATAAILGLIPLAIGLNLNFFTLFSDFEPHFFLGGDSVVFWGPLAWTIIFGLSFATILTLLVVPAMYLISERFKLKLGRKPKPVQPIAPQPHLVEEFSTH